The genomic region TGCCGGTTTTCGAGGTGGACATTTCGACGATCTTGCATGGGCGGCCCTTGATGACAACGTGACCGTTCTTCCTCAAGGCCGAGCACTGCATGGGGAAGGTGGTAGAGGCACCGGCATCGGCGCTCTCGAAGGTGTGCTCATGCTGTCAACAGGTATAATGTCAGCGAATGTGTTCGTGGACAAGCTGTAGCCGGCGCAGAGTGGAGGCGCTGGCTGGGCAAGCAATCGCAGTCCTCGGCGGGGGCTGCCAGAGTCGAGGTCGCTCTCACCCAGCGAGCGGAAGGGGTAATGTCTTACCTGGGCGTCGTTGTTGTCGGCCATGGTGGGCTAATGAGTGTGTATGGAGGATAGGTGTGGTGGTAGAAGTCGTGGACGTGAAGTCGTGGATAACTGAATGTCTGAAAAGTCGACGTCCAGTTGAGCCCTCTTCTGTGCGTTGTGGAGCCAGCCGCCACTATTTAGCGCGAACCTTGCTACCCGGCGCTTACCTCAGCCGTTTTTGAAGGTCAACCCAACGCGTGCCTGTGCGTGTGAGCCTCACACATGTACGTACATGCAGCTTCTCTCCAGCTAACAACATGTCCATGTGGCTGGACCGCTTCTCGGTGCAGTCACGGGAGCCCACACCATCTCCAACACCCACATCCACCAGGTCTTTCTCTCCCGCGCCGAGGAGGTCGACACCGCTAGGACCGAGTACTCTGCAACGACGACCGGGACTGCAGCCGAGGAGTTCGTCGCTATCCCTAGCATCAGTCGCTGGTTCGACTGATAGCTTGCCGGCGACAGCAAGAGTCCCGAATGGCTCGAACTTGAAGAACCAGCTGTCACAGCAGACAGCTCCAGCCGATGGACCGGATCCCCTAACAGTTCTGCAAGGCATAATTGGCCCAACGCGAAAGCCGGAGAATGATGATCTTGCCCTGGAAGGCCTCGACACCACTGCACTTGCACAGCAGATTGACTTTGGTCATTTGAGCTTGCAAGACTTCGCGAGCCAGGATGCAGAGTGGGCTGAGAAGGGAAGCGATGAGGAGAACGTCAAGGTCATTCAGGACTTTGAGCAAGAGAAAGACAAGTTCGAAGATTTGCACAAGTCTATTGTGGCGTGCGATGAGGTTCTGAAGTCAGTCGAGACGTATCTGACCAGCTTCCAAGCAGAGCTGGCGGCAGTGTCTACGGAGATTGAATCTTTACAAAGTCGTTCGACAGCATTGAATAACAAGCTAGAGAACAGGAAAGCTGTTGAGAAAATCCTCGGTCCGGAGGCTGAGGCTTTCAGCATCCCACCTCACGTGGTACGGAAGATTACCGAAGGCGCAGTCGATGAACAGTGGATCAAATCGCTGCAGGAACTGGAAAAGCGGTCGAGATCCATAGATGCCAAGCTCAGAGAAGGCAGAGATATCAAAGCTGCTCAAGATGTTCAACCTTTCATCAACGACATCTCAAACAAAGCTGTAGAGCGTATTCGCGACTACGTTGTGGCGCAGATCAAGGCTCTCCGGTCGCCCAGCATCAATGCTCAAGTCATTCAGCAGAACAGCTTTCTTCGATACAAAGATGTGTTCTCATTCTTGGTTAAGCACCAGCCTGGTCTCGCAGAAGAGAT from Fulvia fulva chromosome 2, complete sequence harbors:
- a CDS encoding Vacuolar protein sorting-associated protein 52 B, whose amino-acid sequence is MSMWLDRFSVQSREPTPSPTPTSTRSFSPAPRRSTPLGPSTLQRRPGLQPRSSSLSLASVAGSTDSLPATARVPNGSNLKNQLSQQTAPADGPDPLTVLQGIIGPTRKPENDDLALEGLDTTALAQQIDFGHLSLQDFASQDAEWAEKGSDEENVKVIQDFEQEKDKFEDLHKSIVACDEVLKSVETYLTSFQAELAAVSTEIESLQSRSTALNNKLENRKAVEKILGPEAEAFSIPPHVVRKITEGAVDEQWIKSLQELEKRSRSIDAKLREGRDIKAAQDVQPFINDISNKAVERIRDYVVAQIKALRSPSINAQVIQQNSFLRYKDVFSFLVKHQPGLAEEISQAYSNTMRWYYLHNFTRYKAAVEKLNVHVIDQTDVLAAEGGVRRLGKSGPPHDTFSIGRRADVIRSTNDTALPSFAAEEDKGTHYIEVPFRAYNLALLDNASGEYSFLTEFFSKQSFHATNRKFNEIFQPTFELGYALTKQLIEHTLDALGILICVRLTQHFAFELQRRKIPVGEGYINGTNMLLWPRFQQIIDAHCDSIRKLTASLSGKPAGSALSLTSSPSTAQTTAPHPLTQRFANFLQGILALSSEAGDDEPVSNSLSRLRGDFQAFLIKLSKGTAEARKRERFLYNNYSLICTIIGETEGKLADEQRSHFADLRDDLGIEP